The following nucleotide sequence is from Rhipicephalus microplus isolate Deutch F79 unplaced genomic scaffold, USDA_Rmic scaffold_1158, whole genome shotgun sequence.
GCCGCCTTGTAACCCGCAGCTAGTGTGTTCCTTTTTGCGCAAAAGAGGTTAAACAATGTGTGCCGCGCTAAGAAAACGTTTAATGCGCTTGgtataaattaaaataaaattcCAGAGTGCCCTAGATGCCCCATTTTATTCACCAGATTTTGTAGCTGCGACATGAGCTTGCTCCCTTAAAGATAGTACCAGTGCATCTTGTAAATGCATGATGAATTATCTACCCTTTTCATAGCCCGTTGGAGCTGGCTTACCCGGTGTACAAGTAACTAAAATGGTTGTGTCCATCTTCAACAGTACACTTTCTTTCTCCCTACAGATGCGTCGAATGCGGGAAGGCgaccagcagttttttttttaagttttaccGCATGTCACCCGCGCTGTTCGACAAGTTGCTGGGCTTTGTTGCTGCGGACTTGACACGGCAGCACTTCATACGAGAGCCCCTGGAGCCAGGCGAAAGGCTTGCAATAACCTTGAGGTTGGTACAGGTTGCCTTCTGATGCTGATGCAAGAACATAAACATGTCAGTGAACAGATCATAGATGCATACGTCAGCTTATACAAATGGCTTTTGCATTGTGAAATGGCGAAATGGGCGTTGCAATCATTCATGCTTTCTCACATTGGCCAAGTCTTCAAACTTTTTTAATATAGATGCCCCTTCGTGTCAGAAAGCAATATTGCCATTTGCTTGTTACCTAAAGAGGCAATCCTGTTCAGAGTTTGCATGTTATCAAACACTTTTGTTGCAGTTGTGCTGGCCATGTATTGTGATTCGGAGGAGAAATTACTTTTTTCTGTGTTGCAGCTACCTGGCTTCAGGGCTGGACATCTGCAACGTGACCCTCGCCTACCGCGTCGGCATTGAAACTGACCGGAGAAGCATTCACGTGACCTGTAGAGCCTTTTGGGCTCGCCTGAAGGACCACTTTATGAAGGTGGGTAACGTCAGAGCCTGTATAAAATTTTCTTTCAGTAAATGGTACACTTCATATCTGCAGTACAAACAATTCCTTCGAAGACTctgttaaaatgaaaaaaattttattattaacaGTGCCTAAGGCAATTGTGATTAGCAAATACAATATATCCCTATGGGCTTTGAAAGCCTGGTGAACTAT
It contains:
- the LOC119186477 gene encoding uncharacterized protein LOC119186477, which codes for MSPALFDKLLGFVAADLTRQHFIREPLEPGERLAITLSYLASGLDICNVTLAYRVGIETDRRSIHVTCRAFWARLKDHFMKAPTKADWAKIAGDFTRRWQFPNCLGAVDGKHVAITCPPKSGSAFFNYK